A single window of Eucalyptus grandis isolate ANBG69807.140 chromosome 1, ASM1654582v1, whole genome shotgun sequence DNA harbors:
- the LOC104451738 gene encoding universal stress protein PHOS32, which yields MEGDRRVGVAVDFSPCSHKALKWAVDNVARNGDHLILITVRPEGNYEEGEMQLWEATGSPLIPLSEFSDPVIMKKYGVKVDPETIDIVSTIARQKEVVVVMKIYWGDAREKICEAIDKFPLSCLIIGNRGLGKLKRAILGSVSNYVVNNGSCPVTVVKGTEHET from the exons atggaagggGACAGGAGAGTCGGGGTGGCGGTGGACTTCTCGCCGTGCAGCCACAAGGCGCTGAAGTGGGCGGTGGACAACGTCGCCCGCAACGGCGACCACCTCATCCTCATCACCGTCCGCCCCGAGGGTAACTACGAGGAAGGCGAGATGCAGCTCTGGGAAGCCACCGGCTCTC CTCTTATCCCTCTGAGTGAGTTCTCTGATCCCGTTATCATGAAGAAATATGGGGTGAAGGTCGACCCAGAGACAATCGACATTGTCAGCACTATCGCTAGGCAGAAGGAG GTTGTGGTGGTTATGAAGATCTACTGGGGAGATGCTCGCGAGAAGATCTGTGAAGCGATCGACAAATTCCCTCTGAGCTGCCTCATCATTGGAAACAGGGGCCTTGGCAAGCTGAAGAG GGCCATATTGGGGAGTGTGAGCAACTATGTTGTGAACAATGGATCTTGCCCCGTGACTGTCGTGAAGGGCACAGAACACGAGACCTAA
- the LOC104452239 gene encoding 21 kDa protein-like: MSFSFVLLNPAGAICVSRDATTVGPSPSPDSPLNPSASPYHQPSPSPESVPPPPSTAASPQSSQAGPSPSLNSPLDSDASPNHKSSPSPESIPPPPSAAAPSQSSQATDADPPSTNAEATTVHRGSPIQAGAANLALKKVCDTTDYPALCISTLAPFLVGSALLEEPIVLLHAAIKAATAETKLAMMVLGRLIETSRADARTLMILKDCHDNYSDALDNYQAVTDAIPNWDIGTINTMLSAAVTDYETCEDEFSGRRSLMASRDNKLSRMADNCLAIASLIK, translated from the coding sequence ATGTCCTTCTCTTTCGTTTTGCTCAACCCCGCCGGGGCAATCTGTGTCTCTCGCGACGCCACTACCGTCGGACCATCTCCGTCACCCGACTCTCCCCTGAACCCCAGTGCCTCCCCATACCACCAACCGTCTCCATCACCGGAATCGGTTCCTCCTCCACCATCCACGGCTGCTTCTCCGCAAAGCTCACAGGCCGGACCATCTCCGTCGCTCAACTCTCCTCTGGACTCCGATGCGTCCCCAAACCACAAATCGTCCCCTTCGCCAGAATCGATTCCTCCTCCACCCTCCGCGGCAGCTCCTTCACAAAGCTCACAGGCCACGGATGCCGATCCTCCATCAACCAATGCAGAGGCCACTACCGTGCATAGGGGCAGCCCAATACAGGCCGGAGCGGCCAACCTTGCGCTAAAAAAGGTGTGCGATACGACCGATTACCCCGCCCTCTGCATCTCCACCCTCGCCCCGTTCCTGGTCGGGAGCGCGCTGCTGGAGGAGCCCATTGTGCTACTCCACGCGGCCATCAAGGCGGCAACCGCGGAGACCAAGCTCGCGATGATGGTGCTAGGCAGGCTCATCGAGACATCGCGTGCAGACGCCAGGACCTTGATGATCCTCAAGGACTGCCATGACAACTACAGCGACGCGCTGGACAACTACCAGGCCGTGACGGACGCGATCCCGAACTGGGACATAGGGACCATAAACACCATGCTGAGCGCGGCGGTGACGGACTACGAGACGTGCGAGGACGAGTTCTCCGGGAGGCGCTCCCTGATGGCCAGCCGGGATAATAAGCTTAGCCGTATGGCTGATAATTGCTTGGCCATTGCTTCCTTGATCAAATGA
- the LOC104451839 gene encoding UPF0481 protein At3g47200: MQAPSAARDHVSLEVSLGISHTDDGLVSTIQKKMEDASSFSNICRVPDELRSRNERYYSPELVSIGPYHRRNQTLGDMENHKLRYLFTLLNRNPDIGLTLDKCVKSLKELENRARQSYEEESGLSSDEFVEMMLIDGCFIIELLIKCSSKTLRRRNDPLFCTPGKLYTLRCDLVLLENQIPLFILQRLFQIVPIPKQCSHSLIDLAFRFFKSMIPGEQEYLREKLSEEAHHLLDLIHHWLIPANYTKKDAPTPKGLNKSAVELQAAGIKFKRSVTKSMLDIEFSKGVLHVPAVRINQSTETLLRNLIALEQQRCIDTQCVTSYAHLIHDLMPSEKDEKLFSERRMVSNYPDSNKRALRLFEDLCKDTIIEDFHYEELGVQMNEYIKRKKCSPLKCDQKTDHSDQLARKPRALVVVAIIVLFMIFIGTLFSALSFFLHHN; this comes from the coding sequence ATGCAGGCACCGTCAGCGGCCCGAGACCATGTTTCGCTCGAAGTTTCGCTCGGAATTTCTCACACTGATGATGGGCTCGTGTCTACCATTCAGAAAAAGATGGAAGACGCTTCATCCTTCTCTAATATCTGCAGAGTGCCAGACGAACTGCGCAGTAGAAATGAGAGGTACTACTCCCCGGAATTGGTCTCTATCGGACCTTATCACCGACGCAATCAGACTCTCGGGGATATGGAGAATCACAAGTTGCGCTACTTATTTACACTTCTAAACCGAAACCCCGACATAGGATTGACCTTGGACAAGTGTGTGAAATCGCTCAAGGAGCTGGAGAACCGAGCGCGCCAGTCCTATGAAGAAGAATCTGGGCTCTCCAGTGACGAGTTCGTTGAAATGATGCTTATTGACGGGTGTTTCATCATCGAACTCTTAATCAAGTGCTCGAGCAAGACCCTCCGACGTAGGAATGATCCTCTCTTTTGTACTCCGGGGAAACTCTATACCTTGAGGTGTGATCTGGTGCTGCTGGAGAATCAGATTCCTCTGTTCATTCTTCAGCGGTTGTTTCAGATCGTGCCGATCCCGAAACAGTGCTCGCATTCTCTAATCGATCTTGCCTTTCggttcttcaagagcatgaTCCCTGGAGAGCAGGAATATCTCCGAGAAAAGCTCAGTGAAGAAGCTCATCATTTGCTGGACTTAATCCACCACTGGTTGATACCGGCGAATTACACAAAGAAAGATGCACCGACGCCAAAAGGTCTGAATAAGTCTGCGGTCGAACTTCAGGCTGCCGGAATCAAGTTCAAAAGATCGGTGACTAAAAGCATGTTAGACATTGAATTTAGCAAGGGCGTCCTCCATGTCCCGGCTGTGAGAATCAATCAGAGCACCGAGACCCTTTTGAGGAACCTAATCGCCCTCGAACAACAGCGGTGCATTGACACGCAGTGCGTGACTTCTTATGCTCATCTCATTCACGACCTGATGCCCTCGGAGAAGGACGAGAAGCTGTTCTCCGAACGGCGTATGGTATCAAACTACCCGGACAGTAACAAAAGGGCTTTGAGACTGTTTGAAGATCTGTGCAAGGATACGATAATAGAGGATTTCCACTACGAAGAGCTCGGCGTACAGATGAACGAGTACATCAAGAGGAAAAAGTGTAGTCCATTGAAGTGCGACCAGAAGACTGATCATAGTGATCAACTAGCAAGGAAGCCGCGCGCACTCGTCGTGGTGGCCATTATCGTCCTATTCATGATATTCATCGGGACGCTGTTCTCTGCATTGTCGTTCTTCCTCCACCATAACTAG
- the LOC104451945 gene encoding peptidyl-prolyl cis-trans isomerase CYP21-4: MARIKPQTLLLQSKKKKGPSRVSVPMMILYGLFIGLVIFSLFATYRHWSRRSVERMGTGLPNFEDTYVDSKKYDLPGFAILNTSKGAIFVELFKDNAPEIVDKFLDLCQKGHFKGMPFHHVIKHYLIHGGDSEGLGAAEDWISRGKLRGKLVTSPKHEAFTLGTSKSKQDSKKFELFITTAPIPDLNEKLIVFGRVIKGQDVVQEIEEVDTDERYRPKSNILIKDVILKREV, translated from the exons ATGGCGAGGATAAAACCCCAAACTCTACTTCTTCagagtaaaaagaagaagggcCCTTCTCGCGTCAGTGTTCCTATGATGATTCTGTATGGCTTATTCATTGGGTTGGTCATTTTTTCGTTGTTTGCAACATATAGGCACTGGTCAAGAAG GTCTGTGGAACGGATGGGCACTGGCTTACCAAATTTCGAG gaCACATATGTAGATTCGAAGAAGTACGATCTTCCCGGTTTCGCT ATTTTGAATACATCAAAAGGTGCTATCTTTGTGGAGCTCTTCAAGGATAATGCCCCTGAGATTGTGGATAAATTTCTTGACTTGTG TCAAAAAGGGCACTTCAAAGGCATGCCTTTCCATCATGTGATTAAACATTATCTTATTCATGGTGGGGATTCTGAAGGACTTGGGGCTGCAGAAGATTGGATTTCCCGAGGAAAGCTTCGGGGCAAGCTTGTGACGAG TCCTAAGCATGAGGCTTTTACGCTTGGTACTTCAAAGAGTAAGCAAGACAGCAAGAAATTTGAGCTTTTCATCACAACTGCTCCCATACCAGATTTGAATGAGAAGCTTATTGTCTTTGGACGGGTAATCAAGGGACAAGATGTAGTACAG GAAATTGAAGAGGTGGATACAGATGAACGATATCGGCCCAAGTCCAATATATTGATAAAAGATGTAATTCTCAAACGTGAAGTATGA